One window of the Epinephelus moara isolate mb chromosome 24, YSFRI_EMoa_1.0, whole genome shotgun sequence genome contains the following:
- the LOC126385726 gene encoding RNA-binding protein 15-like, which yields MKGKERSPVKKRSRAPDDSRDRGGSKKTGSLSSVGSNNGNGSAHGGASSRRSLHSEKRDIRDLDGHNSSNRTGSGYDYGVVSGNKSYGGADIDAETSRSGSRSEPRPPSAPENEYKTLKISGLGNQLNDEEIEDGLFHEFKRFGDVSVKISRENDDRVAYVNFRRPDDARSAKHARGKLVLYDRPLKIETVYTNRLRSRSPVSKDNFSPGHRHLHSQRPLSPTGMGYRDYRLQQLALGRLPPPHPPPHIRDLERDRDFSVYDARNRPPFIPECAVYREEDLMTPEDDQRANRTLFLGNLDVSVTESDLRRAFDRFGVITEVDIKRAVRGQSNTYGFIKFENLDMAHRAKVAMSGKVVGHNPIKIGYGKPTPTTRLWVGGLGPWVPLAALAKEFDRFGTIRTIDYRKGEVWAYIQYESLDAAQAACTHMRGFPLGGPDRRLRVDFADTEHRYQQQQYVQLPLPLPHYDFVPEPFAHRLTDSVRVRERSPPIPSRFRDRDPYSSAEWSGMGVHDRMRGFDPIDRLDRRSHDTWTIERERELQGRELSRKRRHLDDGSRLDHSPDSSDFRRHGSSLERSPGGSSRDGGRYSDPERLPRSGRTSPVRERQNAGFGDKRRKTLSPAAPGFFSEKDRKHKTSDSSKSPAKKEDRLEHPSSSSSSKSGQQSKPAAGGQKLSQVWQGVLLLKNSSFPTSLHMLEGDMAVATSLLLQGSAGEQSSQLKISQRLRLDQPKLEEVSRRIKAAGTSGYSILLAVPGKSETAGVQDASSSAERPLKNLVSYLKQKEAAGIISLPVGGSRDKDHGGVLHAFPPCEFSQQFVDASAKAFAKSEDEYMVMVIIKGAS from the coding sequence ATGAAGGGGAAAGAGCGGTCGCCGGTGAAGAAACGCTCCCGAGCGCCCGATGATAGCAGAGACCGAGGAGGAAGCAAGAAGACCGGATCCCTTTCGTCGGTCGGCAGCAACAACGGCAACGGTTCAGCTCATGGCGGCGCTTCATCCAGGAGAAGTTTACACAGTGAGAAAAGAGACATTAGGGATTTGGACGGGCACAATTCATCCAACAGGACTGGTAGCGGCTACGACTACGGAGTGGTTTCGGGGAACAAGTCGTACGGCGGCGCTGACATCGACGCGGAAACATCCAGGTCTGGTTCACGCAGCGAGCCGCGGCCTCCGTCAGCTCCTGAAAACGAGTACAAGACTCTCAAAATAAGTGGACTGGGCAACCAGCTGAACGACGAGGAGATTGAGGACGGACTGTTTCACGAGTTTAAAAGGTTTGGTGATGTGAGTGTTAAAATAAGCCGAGAAAACGACGACAGGGTGGCGTATGTGAACTTCAGGAGGCCTGATGACGCCCGGTCGGCTAAGCACGCTCGCGGGAAGCTGGTGCTGTACGACCGGCCTCTGAAAATAGAGACAGTGTACACGAACAGACTCAGGAGCCGCTCCCCTGTTTCAAAAGACAATTTCTCCCCAGGACACAGACATCTCCACTCTCAGCGACCTCTGTCTCCCACTGGTATGGGCTATAGAGACTACCGGTTACAGCAGTTGGCGCTGGGCCGGCTCCCCCCTCCTCACCCTCCACCTCACATAAGAGatctggaaagagacagagacttTTCTGTGTATGATGCCAGGAATAGACCCCCGTTCATCCCTGAATGTGCTGTTTACCGCGAGGAGGACCTGATGACCCCTGAGGATGACCAGAGGGCAAACAGGACGTTGTTTCTGGGCAATCTGGACGTCAGTGTGACGGAGAGCGACCTGAGGAGGGCGTTTGACAGGTTTGGGGTGATAACAGAGGTGGACATTAAGCGGGCGGTGAGAGGCCAGAGCAACACCTATGGGTTCATCAAGTTTGAGAATCTTGACATGGCTCACCGTGCCAAAGTGGCCATGTCAGGGAAAGTGGTAGGCCACAACCCAATTAAAATTGGATACGGTAAACCCACGCCCACGACCAGGCTGTGGGTGGGGGGCCTCGGACCCTGGGTTCCACTCGCTGCACTGGCTAAGGAGTTTGACCGCTTTGGCACCATCAGGACTATAGACTACAGAAAAGGTGAGGTGTGGGCTTATATCCAGTATGAAAGTTTGGATGCTGCTCAGGCTGCATGTACTCACATGAGAGGCTTCCCTCTCGGCGGCCCTGACAGGAGACTCAGAGTGGACTTTGCAGACACAGAGCATCgctaccagcagcagcagtatgtGCAGCTCCCCCTCCCCCTGCCACATTATGACTTTGTTCCTGAGCCCTTTGCCCATCGTCTTACAGACTCAgtgagagtgagggagaggtCTCCTCCAATTCCCTCTCGCTTCAGAGACAGAGACCCCTACTCCAGTGCTGAATGGTCCGGCATGGGTGTCCATGACAGGATGCGAGGCTTTGATCCCATAGATCGCCTGGACAGGCGTTCCCATGACACCTGGACAATAGAGCGTGAGCGTGAGTTACAAGGCCGAGAGCTAAGCCGCAAAAGGAGACATTTGGATGATGGCAGTCGGCTGGATCATTCACCTGACAGCAGTGATTTTCGTCGTCATGGCAGCTCATTAGAGCGCAGCCCAGGAGGGAGCAGCCGAGATGGGGGACGCTACAGTGACCCTGAACGCCTGCCTCGCTCTGGTAGAACCTCACCTGTCAGAGAGCGCCAGAACGCTGGCTTTGGAGACAAGAGAAGAAAAACTCTTAGCCCAGCTGCTCCAGGTTTCTTTTCTGAGAAAGACCGCAAACACAAAACCAGTGACTCATCTAAGAGCCCAGCAAAGAAGGAGGATCGCTTAGAAcatccttcttcctcctcttcctccaagTCTGGCCAGCAGTCAAAGCCAGCAGCTGGAGGACAGAAACTGAGTCAGGTCTGGCAGGGTGTCCTCCTGCTGAAGAATAGCAGCTTTCCCACATCACTGCACATGTTGGAGGGGGACATGGCGGTGGCGACCAGTCTGCTGTTGCAGGGCTCCGCAGGGGAGCAGTCATCCCAGCTGAAGATCAGCCAGCGCCTGCGTCTGGATCAGCCCAAGCTGGAGGAAGTTTCTCGTCGCATCAAGGCCGCCGGCACCAGCGGATACAGCATCCTCCTGGCCGTGCCTGGGAAATCCGAAACCGCGGGGGTCCAGGACGccagcagctctgcagagagACCACTGAAGAACCTGGTGTCCTACCTGAAGCAGAAGGAGGCGGCCGGCATCATCAGCCTCCCTGTGGGGGGCAGCCGTGACAAGGACCACGGAGGAGTCCTTCACGCTTTCCCCCCATGTGAGTTTTCACAGCAGTTTGTGGATGCCTCTGCCAAAGCCTTTGCCAAATCAGAGGACGAATACATGGTGATGGTCATTATCAAAGGAGcgtcatga